From Luteococcus japonicus, one genomic window encodes:
- a CDS encoding DNA-binding response regulator — protein MNSSSPLRIALVNDYEIVLAGIREMLAPFSDEVEVVEVDATADVASEVDIALYDTYGQNETTLTAICQPLRADRVDKVVLFTWNHSQTLTDAAIAAGVNGLLSKKMGAHELVASLKRIADGETVITAHTSTPQDVTALAPRGNQWPGREAGLTMRESEMISLITQGLSNAEIAEHTNLSPNSVKSYIRAAYRKIGVARRSQAVVWGIAHAMVPDRSRQIVATPRSSTPVE, from the coding sequence GTGAACTCCTCATCCCCTCTCCGGATTGCGCTGGTCAATGACTACGAGATCGTCCTCGCGGGCATCCGGGAGATGCTGGCCCCCTTCTCCGACGAGGTGGAAGTGGTGGAGGTCGACGCCACTGCGGATGTCGCCAGCGAGGTGGACATCGCGCTCTACGACACCTATGGCCAGAACGAGACGACCCTGACGGCCATCTGCCAGCCGCTGCGCGCGGACCGGGTGGACAAGGTGGTGCTGTTCACCTGGAACCACAGCCAGACCCTTACGGATGCCGCGATCGCCGCAGGAGTCAACGGCCTGCTGAGCAAGAAGATGGGCGCCCACGAGCTGGTCGCCAGCCTCAAGCGGATCGCCGACGGCGAGACCGTGATCACCGCTCACACCTCCACACCCCAGGACGTGACGGCACTGGCTCCGCGCGGGAACCAGTGGCCAGGCCGGGAGGCCGGACTCACGATGCGCGAGTCGGAGATGATCTCCCTGATCACCCAGGGCCTCAGCAATGCCGAGATCGCGGAGCACACCAATCTGAGCCCCAACTCGGTCAAGTCCTACATCCGCGCCGCCTATCGCAAGATCGGTGTGGCGCGACGCTCCCAGGCGGTCGTCTGGGGGATTGCGCACGCGATGGTGCCGGACCGGTCCCGCCAGATCGTCGCCACCCCGAGGAGCAGCACCCCCGTCGAATAA